The Antedon mediterranea chromosome 11, ecAntMedi1.1, whole genome shotgun sequence genome window below encodes:
- the LOC140062042 gene encoding uncharacterized protein — MANDDNQFMSCLLKLQEAHLQIVKKLKDEVCMITTRYQKVHTNANQSAHYAKKYYTKCKLMLNEREMMKTKMQELMKDKICKKCKETTDQHKTCVDASTENFPSSVVSSTIGSNLSPVKKPKGKLRRKKGVSSVAVSVLMTKPLVIPITGQSSKESNTKIATEGRFNESDYYIGAKGDNLKMAFVPDTFPSDMSLDISDEINIPLIDDSDIKTPDVKGIMGRDIMSVSIPDTCTFPDDEGTVFNTQDKVDGPQYTSTQIAPQLEDNSLNLRKENPSQMEDYDLTMIQSQSRVLKVPPLSSTPNIPKIKKARQMVSKQDKQKNGDGQTKWAADRCTSLPRSESQYPVDLNSTQIPSPTFQRDISAVLTKEDEEKAKNASRVLEFSVQKTPSVVTQKTPVSSSISMALKTPSSASLIGDESYMSDESPLLLREPKIDFQKIRLFDKTSKQEMEEETPSTSKKRKLIDENTDSKNIVESKRRYREDNTEKEMNLNSPAKHRLVQKTLSCFNGSNKGSSDIRTSNKGSITCDDTQQDIYFQEAVKQSLKDFKTSEFKKPFVPVKRRTLYDDQKDGSEIDRRKEDSKIDRRKEDREIDRKKEDIEIDHSFLNGTIDPAIDLSEFDKNTPQTNDLANHKPVLIKSGTVCIVKEVPCILDDTFATNMQEGDAVHSLMVDKDVENLSEDDMFGVNEEYEEHDGDMANVVEDEKPKKLPVDSFIKDYDVVPSVAEEKPTYKYVEVVRKQADRRKLRGFECKDCEAYFSTMDLTDSQKADRMKACSRHRGHYSPPATQPHYWDVDFPNTQICLQKGYINNASKEEEETAEETRKLLGRRKKYKRNFKSKTESTSKQK; from the exons ATGGCAAATGATGATAATCAATTTATGAGCTGTCTGTTAAAACTACAAGAAGCACATTTGCAGATTGTgaaaa AATTAAAAGATGAGGTATGCATGATAACAACAAGATACCAAAAAGTTCACACCAATGCAAATCA GAGTGCTCATTATGCGAAGAAATATTacacaaaatgtaaattaatgctaaatgAACGCGAGATGATGAAGACAAAGATGCAAGAGCTAATGAAAGATAA aatATGTAAAAAGTGTAAAGAGACAACAGATCAACATAAAACATGTGTAGATGCTTCAACAGAAA aTTTCCCCTCATCAGTGGTATCTTCCACAATTGGATCTAATTTATCTCCAGTTAAAAAGCCTAAAGGGAAGCTTAGAAGAAAGAAAGGAGTAAGTTCTGTAGCAGTGAGTGTGTTGATGACAAAACCTCTAGTTATACCAATcacaggtcaaagttcaaaagaAAGTAATACTAAGATAGCAACAGAAGGAAGATTCAATGAAAGTGACTATTACATTGGTGCAAAAGGTGACAATTTAAAAATGGCTTTTGTTCCAGATACCTTTCCATCTGATATGTCGTTAGACATTTCTGATGAGATTAACATACCGTTAATAGATGATTCTGATATTAAAACACCTGATGTGAAAGGCATTATGGGAAGAGATATCATGTCGGTGTCAATACCAGATACATGCACGTTTCCAGATGATGAAGGAACAGTGTTTAATACACAAGATAAGGTGGACGGCCCACAATACACCAGCACACAGATTGCCCCTCAACTAGAAGATAATTCTCTTAATTTACGTAAAGAAAATCCTTCGCAAATGGAAGATTATGATCTGACAATGATTCAATCTCAGAGCAGAGTGTTGAAGGTACCACCATTAAGCAGTACACCAAACATACCAAAGATTAAGAAGGCACGACAGATGGTTAGTAAGCAAGACAAACAAAAGAATGGAGATGGTCAAACAAAGTGGGCTGCTGACCGTTGCACCTCATTGCCAAGGTCAGAATCACAGTATCCGGTCGATCTTAATAGTACACAGATTCCTTCACCAACATTCCAACGAGACATCTCAGCAGTTCTTACAAAAGAAGATGAAGAAAAAGCTAAGAATGCTAGCAGAGTTCTTGAATTTTCTGTCCAGAAAACACCTTCCGTTGTTACTCAAAAGACCCCTGTATCTTCCTCGATATCTATGGCCCTAAAGACTCCTTCTTCAGCTTCTCTGATAGGGGATGAAAGCTACATGTCTGATGAATCACCATTGTTGTTAAGAGAACCTAAAattgattttcagaaaatcagaTTGTTTGACAAAACTTCAAAACAAGAAATGGAAGAAGAAACACCTTCGACTAGTAAGAAACGTAAGCTTATTGATGAAAATACCGATTCAAAAAATATTGTGGAAAGCAAAAGAAGATACAGAGAAGATAATACTGAAAAGGAAATGAATTTAAACTCTCCAGCAAAACACagacttgtccaaaaaactctGTCATGTTTTAATGGCAGTAATAAAGGTAGCTCTGACATTAGAACCAGTAACAAAGGCAGTATCACTTGTGATGACACTCAGCAAGACATCTATTTTCAAGAAGCTGTTAAACAGTCTCTGAAAGATTTTAAGACATCAGAATTCAAGAAACCCTTTGTACCTGTTAAAAGAAGAACTTTATATGATGACCAAAAAGATGGAAGTGAAATTGATCGCAGAAAAGAAGACAGTAAAATTGATCGCAGAAAAGAAGACCGTGAAATTGATCGCAAAAAAGAAGACATTGAAATTGATCACAGTTTTCTAAATGGTACTATAGATCCTGCCATTGATCTTAGCGAATTTGACAAGAATACTCCACAGACAAATGATCTTGCCAATCATAAACCTGTTTTAATAAAGTCTGGCACAGTTTGCATTGTCAAAGAGGTGCCATGCATTCTAGATGATACCTTTGCTACTAACATGCAAGAAGGTGATGCTGTTCATTCTTTGATGGTTGATAAGGATGTTGAGAATTTAAGCGAAGATGATATGTTTGGTGTCAATGAGGAATATGAGGAACATGATGGag ATATGGCCAATGTTGTTGAAGATGAGAAACCAAAGAAGCTACCTGTTGATTCTTTCATCAAAGATTACgatgt GGTGCCATCAGTAGCTGAAGAGAAGCCCACTTATAAGTACGTAGAAGTAGTACGTAAGCAGGCAGACAGGAGGAAACTAAGAGGCTTTGAATGCAAAGACTGTGAAGCG TATTTCAGTACGATGGATTTGACAGATTCACAAAAGGCTGATCGTATGAAGGCTTGTTCACGTCACAGAGGTCATTACTCTCCCCCTGCTACTCAACCTCATTATTGGGATGTTGACTTCCCTAATACACAGATATGCCTTCAAAAAG gtTATATTAACAACGCGTCCAAGGAGGAAGAGGAAACAGCTGAGGAAACACGCAAGCTACTTGGTAGgaggaaaaaatataaaagaaatttcAAAAGTAAAACAGAATCAACATCTAAACAAAAATAG